The genomic stretch GGCGCTGATCAACGAACCCAACCCCAGCACCCCGGCACTCATTAACACTGCATCACACAGGAAGCAGGTCAAGGCCACCCAGAAAATATGGTGACGCGCCAAGCCCTGTTTAAGGACGAAGGCGTTTTGTGCGCCAATGGCGATGATCAGGCCGATGGCGATCATCGCGCCTTTTAGGAAGATTTCTAGCATGGGAACATCCTTGTTGTTCAGAATGACGCATTCTATGGCATAGCCAATGACAGGCATACAAAGCGGTCATGCAAACGTGTAGAATAGATTATTTCAAAACAGCAACCCACTGATAAATATTACTTAATTAGCACTAAAGAACCGGACATGGAAGCGGACAATATCGCGGAAGACCGAGGCGAATCCATCGGCATGATGGAGCCGCTACTGGTTTCAGGGACATCCCGTTTTCGCCCTGAACTGGCTGACTTGGCTTTGGAACTGACCGCCAAATCTACCGCACTGCGTAAAAGCCTACCGGTAGGCATTGCACGTGCGTTGTCTGATCTGGTGCGCTCCATGAACTGCTATTACAGCAACCTGATTGAAGGGCATGACACCCACCCGATTGACATCGAACGGGCGCTCAACGAGGACTATAGCACCGACTCCAGAAAGCGTGACCTGCAACTGGAGGCCAAAGCCCATATCGCTGTCCAGCAATGGAGCGGGGTGTACTGGCTACGGAATCGACACGCGCACCGCTGCGCTTGAATTTCCCGGCGATGTTGGCGGCACGTTGGATGCCTGGGCTGTTCCCCGAAAGGTAGCGCAAACTACATGGGGAGTCCTGACCCTAAAGTGTATAAGGGCGAAAGCAACGCAACAAAGAATAGGATACACTAACGCATTAATTGTTTACGCCCCCGGATACCATGTCGCCCAACGCCAATCCCCACGTACCTCTCGCCCTGTTCGAGCACCCCAAATACTGGGCAGAATGCTATGACACCTCGCCCTATCTCCCCATGAGTCGTGCGGAAATGGACGCGCTGGGCTGGGATTCCTGCGACATTATTATCGTTACCGGGGATGCTTACGTCGACCACCCTTCCTTTGGCATGGCAGTGATCGGGCGGATGTTAGAAGCACAAGGTTTTCGCGTCGGCATCATTGCGCAACCGGATTGGCATTCCAAAGACCCATTCATGGCACTGGGCGAACCCAACCTGTTCTTCGGCGTCGCGGCGGGCAATATGGACTCGATGATCAACCGCTACACCGCCGACCGCAAGATGCGCTCCGACGACGCTTACACCCCCGGCAATGTTGGCGGCAAACGCCCCGACCGCGCCTCCTTGGTGTATTCACAACGCTGTAAGGAAGCCTACCCCGACGTACCGATCATTCTGGGCGGGATCGAAGCTTCATTGCGCCGCATTGCGCATTTCGATTACTGGCAGGAAAAAGTACGCCGATCGATCCTGATGGATGCCGCCGCCGACCTGCTGCTGTACGGCAATGCCGAACGCGCCGTGGTCGAAATCGCCCACCGCATCGCTTCCGGCGAACCCGTTGCCAACATTACCGACGTGCGCGGCACGGCCTTCATCCGCCGCGACACCCCAGCAGGCTGGATGGAAATCGACTCCAGCCGCGTCGACCAACCGGGCAAAATCGACCGCATCATCAACCCCTACATCAACACCACCGAACTGTCGGAATGCGAAGTTGAAAAGCGCAATGTGCAGTGGTTTGAATACGAAGACCCGCGCAGTAAACGCCCCGACGAACACAAACTGACCTTCCACCCGCGTGCCCGTTTGGATCGCGACCTGACCGTGATCCGCCTGCCCTCGTTTGAAAAAGTCAGCAAAGACAAGGTGCTGTACGCCCACGCCAACCGCGTGCTGCACCTGGAAACCAACCCCGGCAAC from Thiothrix litoralis encodes the following:
- a CDS encoding Fic family protein, with amino-acid sequence MEADNIAEDRGESIGMMEPLLVSGTSRFRPELADLALELTAKSTALRKSLPVGIARALSDLVRSMNCYYSNLIEGHDTHPIDIERALNEDYSTDSRKRDLQLEAKAHIAVQQWSGVYWLRNRHAHRCA